One window of Brachionichthys hirsutus isolate HB-005 unplaced genomic scaffold, CSIRO-AGI_Bhir_v1 contig_987, whole genome shotgun sequence genomic DNA carries:
- the LOC137913652 gene encoding extracellular calcium-sensing receptor-like: MSLPVLEKKGDIMLGGLFSLHDMVVEPSLSFTTVTPKTQCTKFNFRTFRWMQTMIFAIEEINRNGTLLPNITLGYQIHDSCSTPHQALKAAMALMGSKKDSWVDGEMQRKGTCHGAIPAVIGDGGSTQSLVVARILGVLNVPQVSYFSSCACLSDKKEFPTFLRTMPSDLFQVGALVQLVKYFGWTWVGVIAGDDAYGRGGARIFADEVRRFGACVAVYEIIPKIKEQAAISTIVSKISSSAARVILVFAVEQDAATLFNEVLRVGLIGIQWLASEAWSTAAVLSNPKKYHHILQGSMGFAIRRADIPGLQDFLLQLDPLSTDSRRDPFLMPFWEEVFQCSLGVQAEGHQHDIQGKPPCTGTEELGTVRNIYSDVSQLRISYNVYKAVYAIAHALNAMKRCVKGNAPFPLQACPETDRIQPRQLLYYIRQVGHMTSFGDEMMFDENGDPAAVYDLVSWYLKPNGEIEFVNIGKFDESTTSGETKLQIQEKNVVWNGNQTKVPLSVCSSNCPRGTRKAVKPNLPICCHDCVICTAGHISNQTDAIECVQCLPEFWSNAERTACVPKHVEFLSFSDTMGITLMAVSLLGSFCTCAVVFLFSYHRTSAIVRANNSDLSFLLLFSLTLCFLCSLTFIGRPSVWSCMLRQTAFAITFVLCISCILGKTIVVLVAFKPTLHGSSIMKWFGPLQQKAIIALSTLVQAVICTVWLVVAPPSPQQLIRRGSADIILLCDEGSPVAFALVLGYIGLLACLCLLLAFLARKLPDHFNETKLITFSMLIFCAVWVAFVPAYISSPGKYATVTEVFAILASSYGLLGCIFAPKCYIILLRPEKNTRKCLIGKQLKQYCIIPSWLYRIMWIFLILGLRVRPYFWWFYLAPHLINPVS, translated from the exons ATGTCTCTGCCTGTGCTGGAGAAAAAGGGGGACATCATGTTGGGGGGACTCTTCTCCCTTCACGACATGGTGGTGGAACCCAGTCTGTCCTTCACCACAGTGACTCCAAAGACACAATGCACCAA ATTTAACTTCCGGACATTTCGATGGATGCAAACTATGATCTTTGCCATTGAGGAGATTAACAGAAATGGTACACTCCTTCCCAACATCACTCTGGGGTATCAGATCCATGATTCGTGCAGTACGCCTCATCAGGCTTTGAAGGCTGCTATGGCATTAATGGGGAGCAAGAAGGATTCATGGGTTGATGGGGAGATGCAGCGTAAAGGCACCTGTCATGGGGCCATACCCGCAGTGATAGGAGATGGAGGCTCCACTCAGTCTCTAGTGGTGGCACGTATCCTGGGAGTCTTGAATGTGCCACAG GTTAGTTATTTCTCCAGCTGTGCCTGTTTAAGTGACAAAAAGGAGTTTCCTACCTTTTTACGAACCATGCCCAGTGACTTATTTCAG GTAGGTGCACTAGTACAACTTGTCAAGTATTTTGGCTGGACATGGGTGGGTGTCATTGCAGGGGACGACGCCTACGGCCGTGGTGGAGCGCGCATCTTTGCCGACGAG GTCAGAAGGTTTGGTGCTTGTGTTGCCGTCTATGAGATCATACCTAAAATTAAAGAACAGGCTGCAATTTCAACTATCGTGTCCAAAAtcagctcctctgcagctcgAGTGATCCTAGTGTTCGCTGTGGAACAAGATGCAGCTACATTGTTTAATGAAGTACTCAG AGTGGGGTTGATTGGAATACAGTGGCTGGCCAGTGAAGCTTGGAGCACAGCTGCTGTCCTCTCTAACCCCAAAAAGTACCACCATATCCTGCAAGGTTCAATGGGATTTGCAATTCGGCGAGCAGATATCCCTGGGTTACAAGACTTTCTGCTTCAATTGGACCCCTTGAGCACAGATTCCCGCAGGGACCCCTTCCTAATGCCATTCTGGGAAGAGGTGTTTCAGTGCAGCCTGGGTGTCCAGGCTGAAGGTCATCAACATGATATTCAGGGTAAGCCTCCATGCACTGGAACAGAAGAGCTGGGGACTGTGAGAAATATCTACTCAGATGTCTCGCAACTAAGGATTTCCTACAATGTCTATAAGGCTGTGTATGCCATCGCTCATGCACTCAACGCAATGAAACGTTGTGTGAAAGGAAATGCACCATTTCCTCTGCAGGCCTgtccagaaacagacagaatacAGCCTCGGCAG CTGCTTTATTACATAAGACAGGTGGGACACATGACCTCATTTGGTGATGAAATGATGTTTGATGAGAATGGTGACCCTGCAGCCGTGTATGACCTGGTTTCCTGGTACTTGAAACCAAACGGAGAAATTGAGTTTGTTAACATTGGAAAATTTGACGAGAGCACTACAAGCGGAGAGACAAAACTTCAGatacaagaaaaaaatgttgtttgGAATGGCAACCAAACTAAA GTTCCTTTGTCAGTATGCAGCAGTAATTGTCCCCGAGGTACCCGCAAGGCAGTCAAACCAAACTTACCAATATGCTGCCATGACTGTGTGATTTGTACAGCAGGGCATATAAGCAATCAAACTG ATGCCATAGAGTGTGTGCAGTGCCTGCCGGAGTTCTGGTCAAATGCTGAGAGGACGGCCTGTGTCCCTAAACATGTGGAGTTTCTCTCCTTTAGTGACACCATGGGCATCACATTGATGGCTGTTTCCCTCCTTGGCTCCTTCTGTACCTGTGCTGTGGTCTTCTTATTCTCCTACCACAGGACCTCTGCCATTGTCAGGGCCAACAATTCAGACttgagcttcctgctgctcttctccTTGACTCTATGTTTCCTGTGTTCGCTGACGTTCATCGGACGGCCCTCTGTGTGGTCCTGCATGTTGCGACAGACAGCGTTCGCCATCACCTTTGTCCTCTGTATATCTTGTATCCTGGGGAAGACTATTGTGGTGCTCGTTGCCTTTAAGCCTACACTGCATGGCAGCAGCATCATGAAATGGTTCGGACCTTTGCAGCAAAAGGCAATCATTGCTTTAAGTACCCTGGTCCAG GCAGTCATATGTACTGTGTGGCTCGTCGTTGCTCCTCCCAGTCCTCAACAACTGATACGGCGCGGGAGTGCTGATATCATTCTCTTGTGTGACGAAGGTTCACCCGTAGCTTTTGCTCTCGTTCTGGGCTACATTGGTCTGCTGGCCTGCCTTTGCCTTTTATTGGCCTTTCTGGCACGGAAACTACCAGATCATTTCAACGAGACCAAGCTCATCACCTTTAGCATGCTCATTTTCTGTGCagtgtgggttgcttttgttccTGCCTACATCAGTTCTCCGGGGAAGTACGCCACGGTCACTGAGGTGTTTGCTATTTTGGCATCCAGTTATGGACTGCTGGGCTGCATATTTGCACCAAAGTGCTATATAATCCTTCTAAGGCCTGAAAAGAACACAAGGAAATGTCTGAT